One stretch of Pelmatolapia mariae isolate MD_Pm_ZW linkage group LG3_W, Pm_UMD_F_2, whole genome shotgun sequence DNA includes these proteins:
- the LOC134620148 gene encoding protein NLRC3-like, translated as MRLEDNITMFVKNELKKIQKLLSPDHPETLKSQMEDEEMFEGEDEDERKSCREAFLKITLHFLRRLKQHEMADHLQSKIFAPLCKRELKAQLKKKFQCVFEGIAKAGSPTLLNEIYTELHITEGGTAEVNDEHEVRQIETASKKADRPETTIRQEDIFKASPGRDEPIRTVLTKGVAGIGKTVLTQKYSLDWAEDKANQDIQFIFPFTFRELNVLKEEKFSLVELVHHFFNQTNQSGICRLEDFQVVFILDGLDECRLNLDFNKTKILTETRKSTSLDELLTNLIRGNLLPSARLWITTRPAAANQIPPQCVDMVTEVRGFTDPQKEEYFRKRFRDEEQANRIISHIKKARSLHIMCHIPVFCWITATVLEDVLETREGGQLPNTLTEMYIHFLVVQAKVKRIKYDGGAETDPHWSPDSRKMIESLGKLAFDQLQKGNLIFYEPDLTECGIDIRAASVYSGVFTQIFKEERGLYQDKVFCFVHLSVQEFLAALHVHLTFINSGLNLLEEDQTTWKVFQTRKSSEKYFYQCAVNKALQSPNGHLDLFLRFLLDLKTNQSCLQGLMTQTGSSSQTNQEAVQYIKNKLSENLSAEKSINLFHCLNELNDRSLLEEIQQSLRSGRLSTDELSPAQWSALVFILLSSEKDLDVFDLQKYFASEEALLRLLPVVKVSKKAL; from the exons ATG cggctggaggacaacatcaccatgtttgtgaagaacgagctgaagaagatccagaagcttCTGAGTCCAGATCACCCAGAAACTTTAAAGAGCCAGATGGAGGATGAGGAGATGTTTGAAGGTGAGgatgaagatgaaagaaagagcTGCAGAGAAGCATTTCTGAAGATCACACTCCACTTCTTGAGGAGACTTAAGCAGCATGAGATGGCTGACcatctgcagagca AAATATTTGCTCCACTCTGTAAACGTGAACTTAAAGCCcaactgaagaagaagttccagtgtgtgtttgagggcatcgctaaagcaggaagcccaacccttctgaatgagatctacacagagctccacatcacagagggagggactgcagaggtcaatgatgaacatgaggtcagacagattgaaacagcatccaagaaagcagacagaccagaaacaacaatcagacaagaagacatctttaaagcctcacctggaagagacgaaccaatcagaacagtgctgacaaagggagtggctggcattgggaaaacagtcttaacacagaaatacagcctggactgggctgaagacaaagccaaccaggacatccagttcatatttccattcactttcagagagctgaatgtgctgaaagaggaaaagttcagcttggtggaacttgttcatcacttctttaatCAAACTAACCAATCAGGAATCTGCAGgcttgaagacttccaggttgtgttcatacttgatggtctggatgagtgtcgacttaaTTTGGACTTCAACAAAACTAAAATCCTGACTGAAACcagaaagtccacctcattggatgagctgctgacaaacctcatcaGAGGGAACCTGCTCCCTTCTGCTCGCCTTTGGATAAcaacacgacctgcagcagccaatcagatccctcctcaGTGTGTcgacatggtgacagaggtcagagggttcactgacccacagaaggaggagtacttcaggaagagattcagagatgaggagcaggccaacaggatcatctcccacatcaagaaagctcgaagcctccacatcatgtgccacatcccagtcttctgctggatcactgctacagttctggaggatgtgctggaaaccagagagggaggacagctgcccaacaccctgactgagatgtacatccacttcctggtggttcaggccaaagtcaAGAGGATCAaatatgatggaggagctgagacagatccacactggagtccagatagcaggaagatgattgagtcactgggaaaactggcttttgatcagctgcagaaaggaaacctgatcttctatgaaccagacctgacagagtgtggcatcgatatcagagcagcctcagtgtactcaggagtgttcacacagatctttaaagaggagagaggactgtaccaggacaaggtgttctgctttgttcatctcagtgttcaggagtttctggctgctcttcatgtccacctgaccttcatcaactctggactcaatctgctggaagaagATCAAACAACTTGGAAGGTGTTTCAAACAAGAAAATCTTCAGAGAAATACTTCTACCAgtgtgctgtgaacaaggccttacagagccccaatggacacctggacttgttccttcGTTTTCTCTTGGATCTGAAGACTAATCAAAGTTGTTTGCAAGGCCTGATGacacaaacaggaagtagctcacagaccaatcaaGAAgcagtccagtacatcaagaataagctcagtgagaatctgtctgcagagaaaagcatcaatctgttccactgtctgaatgaactgaatgatcgttctctactggaggagatccaacagtccctgagatcaggacgtctctccacagatgaactgtctcctgctcagtggtcagctctggtcttcatcttactgtcatcagaaaaagatctggatgtgtttgacctgcagaaatactttgcttcagaggaggctcttctgaggctgctgccagtggtcaaagtgTCTAAAAAAGCTCTGTAA